The proteins below come from a single Papaver somniferum cultivar HN1 chromosome 11, ASM357369v1, whole genome shotgun sequence genomic window:
- the LOC113324500 gene encoding uncharacterized protein LOC113324500 → MEIAISEGMQVQRISSTDKYLGSPLFTNRSKIQAFKPCVDKLRQRFAGWKTNLSTAGKVALIQTVTYTSSVYQINCFKIPKGTCKELNAIQRDFFWNKEQDKSKGLYYIAWDDVNKPKELGGLGFKNMEFFNLAMISRITWRLVKEPNSLWSNTMKASHYPNQEVIRINTKPKVNAWELETSKTTQNDSEAQTEQVEEIN, encoded by the exons ATGGAAATTGCTATTAGTGAAGGCATGCAGGTTCAAAGAATTAGCAGCACTGATAAATACTTGGGCTCTCCTCTATTCACCAACAGAAGCAAGATTCAAGCCTTCAAACCTTGTGTGGATAAACTGAGACAAAGGTTTGCTGGATGGAAAACAAATCTTTCAACAGCTGGCAAAGTTGCCTTAATCCAAACAGTCACTTACACCTCAAGTGTGTACCAAATAAACTGCTTCAAGATACCCAAAGGAACCTGCAAAGAACTAAATGCTATCCAAAGGGATTTCTTCTGGAACAAGGAGCAAGATAAATCTAAAGGATTATACTATATTGCTTGGGATGATGTCAACAAACCTAAGGAGCTAGGTGGCTTAGGCTTCAAAAATATGGAATTCTTCAACCTTGCCATGATATCCAGAATAACATGGAGATTAGTGAAAGAACCAAATTCTCTCTGGAGCAATACTATGAAAGCTTCTCATTACCCCAACCAGGAGGTTATCAGAATTAACACTAAACCAAAG GTCAATGCATGGGAGCTAGAAACGTCAAAGACTACACAAAATGACTCAGAAGCTCAGACAGAGCAAGTAGAGGAGATCAATTAG